In Methylomonas sp. ZR1, one DNA window encodes the following:
- a CDS encoding CDP-alcohol phosphatidyltransferase family protein, producing the protein MQRTENATLNFLQQELGVIAQLGLGVLLIGFGVFSVAEDWQLAGLWLFRASLIWAYVCLCAWRRLPLNRASLDAPLYGRLGWGNRLTLLRGGFIALTGGFLFMQQTLAAYLCLPALFYTLAAILDRLDGFAARRSGQVSLLGNELDITFDALGLVIVPLLAIGLGKLHSSYLLLSVAYYVYRWGLQRRSLLGLPLYDLPGNPLRRTLAGFQMAFVAVALWPLLDPELTAIAGIAFMLPVLFGFTADWWVVCGRLTPQAYQRLANWSAQYFQPGLRLLVPLLLVLLIPDAIDTESKLLVLGAAMVLLGLAGRLGALIVIVSLGWHYPHDSNPVVSYGLIFAASWILLLGTGRYSLWRCGDEWLQRYDGA; encoded by the coding sequence ATGCAACGAACCGAGAATGCCACCTTAAATTTCCTGCAGCAGGAATTGGGCGTAATCGCCCAATTGGGCTTGGGCGTGTTGCTGATCGGTTTTGGTGTATTCAGCGTTGCGGAAGATTGGCAGCTTGCCGGCCTCTGGCTGTTTCGCGCCAGTCTAATCTGGGCTTATGTCTGCCTATGCGCGTGGCGGCGATTACCATTAAACCGCGCCAGTTTGGACGCGCCACTTTACGGCAGACTCGGCTGGGGCAATCGTTTAACCCTCTTGCGCGGCGGATTCATCGCGCTGACCGGCGGCTTTTTGTTTATGCAGCAAACGCTTGCTGCTTATCTTTGCTTGCCGGCGCTGTTTTACACGCTGGCGGCTATCCTCGATAGGTTGGACGGCTTCGCGGCTCGCCGCAGCGGACAGGTCAGCCTGTTGGGTAATGAATTGGATATTACCTTTGATGCGCTGGGATTGGTGATCGTACCGCTATTGGCAATCGGTTTGGGCAAACTGCATAGCTCTTATTTGCTGTTGAGCGTGGCTTACTATGTTTATCGCTGGGGCTTGCAGCGCCGTAGTTTACTGGGCTTGCCCTTATACGACTTGCCGGGCAATCCTTTGCGTCGGACTTTGGCGGGCTTTCAAATGGCTTTCGTTGCCGTAGCGCTCTGGCCGCTGCTTGATCCCGAGTTGACCGCTATCGCCGGTATTGCCTTTATGCTGCCGGTGCTGTTCGGATTTACGGCGGATTGGTGGGTGGTGTGCGGTCGGTTAACGCCACAGGCCTATCAGCGGTTGGCAAATTGGAGCGCGCAGTATTTTCAGCCAGGGCTGAGATTATTAGTGCCGTTGCTGCTGGTTTTGCTGATACCGGATGCCATCGACACCGAGAGCAAACTGCTGGTGCTAGGCGCTGCGATGGTTTTGCTTGGTCTGGCCGGGCGTTTGGGAGCCTTGATCGTGATCGTCTCCTTGGGTTGGCATTATCCGCACGATAGCAACCCAGTTGTGTCTTATGGTTTGATCTTCGCTGCCAGCTGGATTTTGCTGCTGGGCACCGGCCGTTATAGTCTGTGGCGATGCGGCGACGAATGGCTTCAACGCTACGACGGGGCCTGA
- a CDS encoding lysylphosphatidylglycerol synthase transmembrane domain-containing protein, whose protein sequence is MNWFKAHPVLLWLPALLLAGEVFSQLPLAAITLTIRTLSFNQWLGWIMLNLLIILMAAQRWWVLSDLLKLPVGVGQLLLIRQAGQAVSFITPGPQFGGEPLQIFWLYKRCHLPLHGALLSLGLDRFYELWINFSILVLAVLLLLISQAGAAANWREILLSLTAILLTLSLFGWFILKQPERILAWLKRLARRWQHHPRLQNIETHWQRLGSDLKAAVAAGKPALCKAFLLSLCGWAGLLLELWLLLGVFDFTLDLSAFLVVLVAMRMSFLLPLPGGVGSLEAALFWAFHYLSWPVEAAIGLIALMRLRDAIMLIGGLGCLRALQARR, encoded by the coding sequence ATGAACTGGTTTAAAGCGCATCCGGTTTTATTGTGGTTGCCGGCATTGCTGCTGGCCGGAGAGGTATTCAGTCAATTGCCTCTTGCCGCTATCACCTTGACTATTCGCACACTTTCTTTCAACCAATGGCTAGGCTGGATAATGCTGAATCTGCTTATTATCTTAATGGCGGCCCAGCGTTGGTGGGTGCTGAGTGATTTGCTGAAATTGCCGGTCGGCGTTGGTCAGTTATTGCTGATTCGCCAAGCCGGCCAAGCCGTCAGTTTCATCACGCCCGGCCCGCAGTTCGGCGGCGAGCCTTTGCAGATTTTCTGGTTGTACAAGCGCTGCCATTTGCCGCTGCACGGGGCGTTGCTGAGTTTGGGCCTGGATAGGTTTTACGAGTTGTGGATCAACTTCAGCATCCTGGTCTTGGCGGTGCTGCTGCTGTTGATTTCGCAGGCCGGCGCTGCCGCCAACTGGCGAGAAATCCTGCTGAGTCTGACCGCTATCTTGCTGACCTTGTCCCTATTTGGCTGGTTTATTTTAAAGCAGCCGGAACGGATATTGGCTTGGCTAAAGCGCCTGGCCCGGCGTTGGCAGCATCATCCGCGCCTACAAAACATCGAAACACATTGGCAGCGTTTGGGTAGCGACTTAAAGGCTGCTGTCGCGGCAGGTAAGCCTGCGTTATGCAAAGCCTTTCTATTATCTCTGTGTGGCTGGGCTGGTTTGCTATTGGAGTTATGGCTGCTGCTCGGCGTATTCGATTTTACCCTGGATTTGTCGGCGTTTCTGGTGGTGTTGGTGGCGATGCGCATGTCATTTTTGTTACCGCTGCCGGGCGGCGTTGGATCGTTGGAAGCAGCGCTGTTTTGGGCGTTTCACTATTTGAGTTGGCCCGTCGAGGCAGCCATTGGCTTGATTGCGTTAATGCGTCTGCGCGACGCGATTATGCTCATCGGCGGTCTGGGTTGTTTGCGCGCGTTACAGGCAAGACGGTAG
- a CDS encoding lectin, protein MKKTSFVAGLLVLSANTAFAQQAPGDAPKPPLGFFVTSVGSGKGADLGGLAGADAHCQKLASDVGAGNRTWRAYLSTQATADQPAVNARDRIGNGPWANANGAIVANDVAHLHGDTVELGQLGNNVHRTTNLTEKGAQINGVGATPNQHDLITGSKPDGRAYTDAADHTCKNYTSSGEGSVRVGHSDRTNRGATGGNVSWNSTHDSKGCSQENLVSTGGAGYFYCFAAD, encoded by the coding sequence ATGAAAAAAACTAGCTTTGTTGCCGGCCTGCTCGTTCTGAGCGCCAACACTGCCTTCGCTCAACAAGCCCCCGGCGACGCCCCCAAACCGCCGCTAGGCTTTTTCGTTACCAGTGTTGGCTCCGGCAAAGGCGCGGATTTGGGCGGCTTGGCGGGCGCGGATGCACATTGCCAAAAACTGGCGAGTGACGTCGGTGCTGGCAACCGTACCTGGCGCGCCTATTTGAGCACCCAGGCCACGGCCGACCAACCCGCCGTCAACGCTCGCGACCGGATCGGCAACGGCCCCTGGGCCAATGCTAACGGCGCGATCGTTGCCAACGATGTTGCCCATCTGCATGGCGATACCGTGGAGTTAGGTCAATTGGGCAACAACGTGCATCGCACCACCAACCTCACCGAAAAAGGCGCGCAAATCAATGGCGTCGGCGCTACCCCTAACCAGCACGACCTGATTACCGGCTCCAAACCGGATGGCCGCGCCTACACCGATGCCGCCGACCACACCTGTAAAAACTACACCAGTAGCGGCGAAGGCAGCGTTCGCGTCGGCCACTCAGACCGCACCAACCGCGGCGCCACCGGCGGCAATGTCTCCTGGAACTCCACTCACGACAGCAAGGGCTGCAGCCAGGAAAACCTGGTCAGCACCGGCGGCGCGGGTTATTTTTATTGCTTTGCGGCGGATTAA
- a CDS encoding transposase translates to MTEYRRHRVQGGTYFFTVNLADRSQTLLTDHIEILRESFRMVKQKHPFTMEAIVVLPEHLHAIWILPDGEDDFSLRWRQIKSEFSRHIEIGEKISHSRIRKNERGIWQRRFWEHRIKDDNDFARHVDYIHFNPVKHGHVTTVADWPYSSFHQYVKRGIIPVDWGGVMGLENDLNLE, encoded by the coding sequence ATGACTGAATACCGTCGCCATCGTGTCCAGGGTGGCACTTACTTTTTTACGGTAAATCTGGCGGATAGAAGCCAAACACTACTGACGGATCATATTGAGATTTTGCGAGAATCCTTCCGTATGGTTAAACAAAAACATCCATTTACAATGGAAGCGATTGTAGTGTTGCCGGAACATCTGCACGCCATTTGGATATTACCCGATGGTGAAGATGATTTCAGTTTGCGCTGGCGACAAATCAAATCAGAATTTTCCAGGCATATTGAAATTGGTGAGAAAATTTCCCATAGCCGTATTCGTAAAAATGAAAGAGGAATCTGGCAAAGACGATTTTGGGAGCACCGAATAAAGGATGATAACGACTTTGCCAGACATGTGGATTACATTCATTTCAATCCAGTAAAACATGGTCACGTCACAACTGTCGCGGATTGGCCTTATTCATCGTTTCATCAGTATGTTAAGCGAGGGATTATTCCGGTTGATTGGGGCGGAGTAATGGGATTGGAAAATGATTTAAATTTGGAATAA
- a CDS encoding DUF6316 family protein has translation MFRTERFLSVVNPNTGLPAWYFLTREGRKGPFSSKINAQVALHHYIDSCARQGLASRRTRLLANG, from the coding sequence ATGTTTCGCACCGAACGATTTTTGTCCGTGGTTAATCCTAACACTGGGCTGCCCGCCTGGTATTTTTTGACTCGGGAAGGCCGTAAAGGGCCGTTTTCCTCTAAAATCAATGCTCAGGTGGCGCTGCACCACTACATCGATAGTTGTGCCCGACAGGGACTCGCCAGCCGGCGCACGCGGTTGTTGGCCAATGGCTGA
- a CDS encoding glycosyltransferase family 4 protein: MHIGLLVVGDMNSVSGGYLYNRKLVSYLQSQGDQVNIISLPPRNYWRLLAENITGDLLEKIAAAKPDILIQDAMAHPAVFYLNRRISKQLDIPLIALVHLLASIDQAPWYSRWLYRLIERRYLQAVDGIIANSRTTLSQIRQLLAGELPPHCIAVPAGDNFAGVNIDHTAVLNRALEPGPLRILLVGNVIRRKGLHVLLKALSQLPAQDYQLSVAGRMDMEPGYVAQIKTLIQDAGLTRNVSLLGSVQDEALADLYRQHHLLVMPSAYESYGIVYVEAQQFGLPVIGTTAGAAWEIIREGENGYLIEPEDHAALGNLLKTLHHDRRLLARLGANALQAYAGHPGWEASCAKIRAFLSGQVTTWQSG; encoded by the coding sequence ATGCACATTGGCTTGCTGGTCGTTGGCGACATGAATAGCGTCAGCGGCGGTTATTTGTATAACCGCAAGTTGGTATCTTACCTGCAAAGCCAAGGTGATCAGGTCAACATCATCAGCTTGCCACCGCGTAATTATTGGCGGCTGTTGGCGGAAAATATTACCGGCGATTTGCTGGAGAAAATCGCCGCAGCCAAGCCGGATATTCTGATTCAAGACGCCATGGCGCATCCGGCCGTGTTTTATTTGAATCGGCGCATCAGTAAACAACTCGACATCCCGCTAATTGCCCTGGTGCATCTGCTAGCCAGCATCGACCAAGCACCTTGGTATAGCCGCTGGCTGTACCGGCTTATCGAGCGCCGTTATTTGCAAGCTGTGGACGGCATCATCGCCAACAGCCGGACCACGCTAAGCCAAATCCGACAGCTACTGGCCGGCGAATTACCTCCGCACTGTATTGCGGTGCCGGCCGGCGATAATTTTGCGGGCGTAAACATCGATCACACAGCCGTGTTAAACCGCGCGCTGGAGCCAGGACCGCTGAGGATATTGCTGGTGGGCAACGTCATCCGCCGCAAGGGTTTGCATGTGTTGCTCAAAGCCCTTAGCCAACTGCCTGCACAGGACTATCAGCTCAGCGTGGCCGGGCGAATGGATATGGAGCCGGGCTATGTCGCGCAGATTAAAACCCTGATTCAAGATGCCGGATTGACGCGAAACGTGTCCTTGCTCGGCTCCGTGCAAGATGAAGCCTTGGCCGATTTATACCGGCAACATCATTTATTAGTCATGCCGTCCGCTTACGAAAGTTACGGCATTGTCTATGTCGAAGCCCAGCAATTCGGCTTGCCGGTGATCGGCACCACGGCGGGGGCGGCTTGGGAGATTATTCGCGAAGGTGAAAACGGCTATTTGATCGAACCCGAAGATCATGCCGCCTTAGGCAATTTGTTAAAGACCTTGCATCATGATCGGCGGCTGCTGGCTCGATTGGGCGCCAACGCCTTGCAAGCCTACGCCGGCCATCCCGGATGGGAGGCAAGTTGCGCCAAAATCCGCGCTTTTTTATCCGGTCAAGTCACGACTTGGCAAAGCGGATAA
- a CDS encoding 6-carboxytetrahydropterin synthase → MYSVAVSRDFIANHYLIGGDWGSENQPHAHHYIAEVRIDGEELDQHGYLVDIVAIEAALDEIVADFRDQMLNDKPEFAGLNPSIEHFSRIICEKIAAAVNPPGTGRLRVKLWENATCWAAYRLAF, encoded by the coding sequence ATGTACAGCGTAGCCGTCAGCCGAGACTTTATCGCCAACCATTATTTAATCGGCGGCGACTGGGGCAGCGAAAACCAACCCCACGCCCACCATTACATCGCGGAAGTGCGTATCGATGGCGAGGAACTGGACCAGCACGGCTACCTGGTGGACATCGTTGCCATCGAAGCCGCCTTGGATGAAATCGTCGCCGACTTCCGCGACCAAATGCTCAACGACAAGCCGGAGTTTGCCGGTTTAAATCCCAGCATCGAGCACTTCAGCCGGATCATCTGCGAAAAAATCGCGGCGGCTGTCAATCCGCCCGGCACCGGTAGGCTACGGGTAAAACTCTGGGAAAATGCCACCTGCTGGGCGGCTTACCGTTTGGCGTTCTAA
- a CDS encoding zinc-binding dehydrogenase, with translation MKARQLWFTHPGHVEIREQRLPPLEFGQMLVKSLCSAISAGTEMLVYRGQLPTDITLDASLTALQQQAAYPLQYGYACVGRVEQIGDGVDAAWLNKRVFSFQPHASHFIATPDQLIALPDDVEPEAAVFLANMETAVNLVLDGNPALGERVVVLGQGIVGLLLSSVLARFPLAQLLALDEIGKRRNYAEWLGVQQAFDPKSESHIAKLKDALRLPVDLSATPHSGCDLIFEVSGSPAALNLAIELCSYSGRIVIGSWYGSKSASVQLGGVAHRNRIKFISSQVSSIAPELTGRWDKARRFQQAWQMIRRVKPQALISHRIPIEQAADIYQLLDQAPEQVLQAVFIY, from the coding sequence CAGCGTTTGCCGCCGCTAGAGTTTGGGCAAATGCTGGTAAAGAGTCTTTGCTCCGCGATCAGCGCCGGCACCGAGATGCTGGTTTATCGGGGACAATTGCCGACAGATATTACACTGGATGCTTCATTGACGGCTTTGCAGCAGCAAGCCGCTTATCCCTTGCAATATGGTTACGCCTGTGTCGGCCGCGTCGAACAAATCGGCGATGGCGTCGATGCGGCTTGGTTAAATAAGCGCGTGTTTTCGTTTCAGCCGCATGCCAGTCATTTTATCGCTACACCAGATCAACTGATCGCCTTGCCGGATGATGTCGAACCGGAGGCGGCGGTGTTTTTAGCTAACATGGAAACTGCAGTCAATCTGGTATTGGACGGCAATCCGGCTTTAGGCGAACGGGTGGTTGTATTAGGGCAAGGCATCGTCGGCTTATTGCTATCCAGCGTACTGGCCCGTTTTCCCTTGGCGCAATTGCTGGCTTTGGATGAAATCGGCAAACGCCGCAATTACGCTGAGTGGCTGGGGGTGCAGCAAGCTTTCGATCCAAAGTCAGAAAGCCACATAGCGAAATTGAAAGACGCTTTGCGCTTGCCGGTCGATTTGTCGGCAACCCCACATTCCGGCTGCGATTTGATCTTTGAAGTCAGTGGTTCGCCGGCGGCATTGAATTTGGCTATCGAGTTATGCAGCTATTCCGGACGTATCGTGATCGGCAGTTGGTACGGCAGCAAATCCGCCTCCGTGCAACTGGGCGGGGTGGCCCATCGCAATCGAATCAAATTCATCAGCAGCCAAGTCAGCAGCATTGCGCCGGAATTGACCGGGCGCTGGGACAAAGCCCGGCGTTTCCAGCAGGCTTGGCAGATGATTCGACGAGTGAAGCCGCAAGCGCTGATCAGCCATCGCATTCCCATCGAGCAAGCCGCAGACATTTACCAGCTGCTGGATCAAGCGCCGGAACAAGTCTTACAAGCCGTTTTTATTTATTAA